The uncultured Cohaesibacter sp. genomic sequence TATCTGTTGTTGGTCTTTGAATTAAAAAATTGTGCGCGATATGGTGCTAGACGAGCAAATTATTTGTTTTGAATTTCTGATATGGCTGAATGAAGGGAATTTTTTTCGATTCTGTCATTCAAGTTCCATTATGACCTGAACGGTTGATGCTGTGGCTTATGCGCATGCCTATGAAGGAGGCTCATAACTTTCCAGCTTTTGGACAAATAACGCTTTTGGTAGATGAATAATCATTTGGGCTTCCCGCCTCTTTCATTATGATAGTAGTGTGCAAAGGGATTATTCTGAAACGTGGTCGGGAAGTATGAGCTGGTTGATAACGCATTTGGCAATCGTCGCGATCAGCCTTGTGGTTGCGGCAAGTGCGCTTGTTATTCTGGGGCAGAAGCGAAGCCCGCAGGCCACTCTTGCATGGCTTCTGTTCCTTATTCTTGTGCCTTATGTTGCGCTTCCTATCTATCTGATTTTCGGCTTTCGCAAGAGCAAGTCCAGTGCTGATCTGAAGGCCGATCATGCCGGATCGCTGGTGAAACCCGATCATCCGGAAAAACGGGTGATCAATCTGCTCCAAAATGGCGGATTTTTCGGCTCGTCCGGCAATGCATTCAAGATACATGAAGACGGCATCGAGGCCTGGGAAGGGCTTCGCGAGATCATCGTGAATGCGGAAATCTCTCTGGACATTACGCTATATCTCCTCGCACCGGACCCGGTGGGGGAAGCATTCTGCGCGCTTTTGGAAGAAAGAGCGAAAGCGGGTGTCTCTGTGCATCTCATTCTCGATAGGGTCGGTTCTCTCCACGCACCTTGGGCTGCCTTGAAACGCCTTGAGGCGGCCGGAGCGGAGGTCAGGCTCTATTCGCCCTTTACCGATTGGGCAAGGGGCGTGAATATGAGCTTGAGAAACCATCGAAAGATGGTGATTGCCGACGGGCAACGCGTGTGGGCGGGGGGGCGCAATGTGGCCTCCCATTATCTTGGTCCTCAAAGAGACGACCAGAGATGGATCGACTTTTCCTTCGCGGTAGAAGGCCCGGTTGTCGATCAATATATCGATGTTTTCTCCGCCGACTGGACATTCGTTGGCGGGCATCCTCGAGCTGACAGCGCTATTCTGAGAGGCGAGAAGGGCAACTCAAAGCTCAATCTCATCCCCTCAGGCCCCAATATGGCTGAGGATTTGCTCTATGATGCTGTGGTTTTGGCTTGTCATCAGGCCAATGCGCGCATCTGGGTTTTCACGCCCTATTTTTTGCCGACCCCGAATCTCACACAGGCGCTTTCAATTGCGGCCCGGCGTGGGGTGGACGTGCGTATTCTGTTGCCTGCAAAATCCAACCAATGGCTTGCCGATCTGGCAAGAGGCCCCGCGCTGCGATTGCTTGGTGAAGACGGGGTTTGCATTTTGACATTGCCGAAAATGATTCACGCAAAGGCCATCCTGATCGATGACAGTGCATTTGTCGGCTCTGCCAATTTCGATTCTAGAAGCCTTTTGCTCAACTACGAGACGATGCTGTTTCTTCAAACAGACGAAGATGTCTCTGCTCTTACGCGCTGGATGGAAAATATTCTTAAGGAAGCCTCGGAAGGGCTTGCCAAGTCCGGTTTGTGGAAACGGTTCTCAGAGGGTGTTTTCAGGCTCATTTCGCCGATCCTTTGAAAGGATACACCCACTGAGAATGCCAATGCAGGCAACCGTTTCCTGATATCCTACTTGATGAAATTGTCGCGAAGCAGGGACACAACTTCCTTTGTGCGCCCGTCCAACACAGCCTTCATGCCGAACATGGCCGTGGAGAAGACCTGTGATGCTTCGATTTTCGGCGGCATCACCAACTCCATCCTGTTGACCTTCACATCGAGCAAGGCCGGGCCTTTTGCCGAAAGCCATTTTTGCATCGCGGACCCCAGATCATCGCTGCTTTCAACCCGCCAGGAATCCAGGCCGCAGGCATCGGCCAGTTTGGAGAAGTCTGGGTTTTTGAGGTCCGTGAAGGAATCCAGAAGGCCTTCCACGCGCTGTTCCATTTCAACGAAGCCGAGGGAGCCGTTGTTAAAGACCAGAAGCTTGACCGGTATGTCATGTTGCACAAGCGTCAGCAGATCCCCCATCAACATCGTCATGCCACCATCGCCACAAAGCGCAATCACCTGCCGCTCCGGGTATGCGGATTTGATGCCGATGGCCTGCGGGTAGGCATTCGCCATTGTGCCATGCAGAAGGCTGGTGAGGAACCGCCGGTCTCCCTTGGCCGTCAGATACCGCAGGAGCCAGACCATGGGCGAGCCACCATCAGCGGTGAAAATGGCGCTGTCATCGGCCAGACGGTCAAGCATGCGTGTCACCGTCTGAGGATGGATCAGCTCGGGATCATGAATTTCGGCATCGTCTTCATAGGTGGCCCGATCGCCTTTCCACTCTTTGAGGATTGAACTCAGGTGTTTGTCCTGCGTGCGGTCTTGTAGTCTCGGCAGCAACGCATCGATTGTTGAGGCAACGTCGCCGACGAGACCCATTTTGACCGGCGAGCGGCGACCGATATGTGTGTGGTCACTGTCAATCTGGATCACGCGCTCGGCAGAGGGATAATATTGCGTCCAGGCAAAATCCATTCCAAGGCAAAGCACGATGTCGGCGCTTTCAATCGCATTTGCGCCAGCTCGATTGCCCAGAATGCCGGTCATTCCTACGTTACAGGGGTTCTCAGGCTCGATGAATTCCTTGGCTCGGCTGGTGTGAACCACGGGTGCCTTAAGCTTTTCGGCCAGAGCGACAACCTGATCATGGGCCGCACGGGCGCCGAATCCTGCATAAATTGTCACTGCCGGAGCGTCAGAAAGGATATTGGCCAAAGAGCCAAGCTCATCCTCGGACGGCAGCAATCTGGGCTTGGGGCGGTGGACCGACCATGCCAGATCATCCTCGGCTGTCTCTTTGAACATATCGCCATTGACGATGACCACCGCAACCCCGCCACGGGTCAGCGCGGCCTGTGCCGCAAGTGTGGTGATCCGGCGCGCCTGTGAAGGATGGGAGATATATTCGCAAAAGACGCTGCATTGCTCATAGATCCGGCGCTGATCAACTTCTTGCGGGAAGTTAAGACCCACTTCCGTTCTGGCAACATCCGAAGCGATCAACACGACGGGCGCACCGTTGCGGTGGCTTTCGAAGATACCGTTGAGGAAATGAAGGCTGCCGGGCCCACAGGTTCCGGCGCAAACGGCCAGCTCGCCGGTCATGAAGGCTTCACCGCCGGCCGCAAACGCGCCGACCTCTTCGTGACGGACCCCAATCCAGTTCAAGTCCGAGGTGCGCACCGCGTCCGTGAAGTGGTTGATCGTATCTCCAACGATACCCCAGCAACGCTTCGCACCAGCCTTGACGAGCGTATCAACGACGATTTCGGCGACATTTTTCTGCATCAGCTTGTCCTTCATTTCATTGCCTCTTCTTTTGACTTGGTCGCCCGGGTTGACACCAGATCGATAGCGGGGCGGAAGCTTTCTGCGCTGGCGGCATTCCACCAATCTGCGTAGACCGTCTCTTCGGGCGCATCCAACAGGATGCCTTCTGGCAGGAAGGTGTGAACGCGGTCCATGGGCACTGCCTTTTCAGGGCCGACGCGATGCATCAGATGGTGGGCTTCCAGCTCGGAGGGATGCTTCAAACCAGCCGATGCGATAATTTCAGAAAGAGCCTTCAGCGTTTTGGCGTGAAAGCGCGCGGCGCGCTCACCCTGGACCTCTGGAATAAGGCCGCGCTGACGCCATTTGTCTTGCGCTGTCACACCGGTCGGGCAGGTCCCCAAGTGGCAACGCTGCGCCTGAATGCAGCCGATGGAAAACATGAAGGCGCGTGCGGCGTTGCACCAATCCGCACCCTGCGCGATGTTGCGCGCCAGCCCCATACCGGAATAGACCTTGCCGCTTGCGGCCAGCCTGATTTTACCCTTGAGGCCCGCCCCCACGAGGGCGTTGCGCATGAGAACCAAGCCTTCAGACAAAGGCATTCCGACCCAGTCGGAAAGCTCAAGCGGTGCGGCACCCGTACCGCCTTCGCCGCCGTCAACCACAATGAAATCCGGTGTTATGCCGGTCTTCAAGATAGCCTTGATGATGGCAAAGGGCTCGTGCGGCTGACCGACACAGAATTTCAGTCCAACGGGCTTGCCGCCGGAAAGGTCGCGCATTTCTGCAGCAAATTCCAGCATCTCAATTGGGGTGGAAAATGCTGAATGTCCGCGTGGTGAGAGACAGTCCTGATGAGCTGGCACATTTCGGATTTTGGCGATTTCTTCGGTCACTTTGGCTGCGGGGAGTAGGCCTCCATGGCCCGGTTTTGCTCCTTGGCTGAGCTTGATTTCCGTCATCTTGACGGCATCATGGCTCGCGTTGTCGCGAAAGAGCTCTGGATCGAAATGTCCGTCCTTGTCCCTTGCTCCAAAGTAGCCGGACCCCAGCTCCCATACCATGTCGCCGCCATGCTCAAGATGATGGCTGCTCAAGCCGCCTTCGCCGGAATCATGGTAGAAGCCACCTTTTTTCGCGCCAATGTTCAGCGCTTTTACTGCATTGGCAGAAAGTGCGCCGAAGCTCATTGCGGAAATATTGAGGAGTGAGGCCGAATAAGGCTTGCTGCACTGGTCGCTTCCGACGGTCACCCGCGGGGACTCGTCCGGGGCCGGTTCTGGGGCAATCGAATGGCCGACCCAGTGATATTCTTCGGCATCCACGTCGCGCTCGGTTCCAAAAGGATGCGTGTCGGTTTCGTTGCGTGCGCGGGATTGGACCAGATTGCGCGCCTCAAACGAATAAGGCTTACCGTTCAGATTGTCTTCAACGATATAGGCCCGCAGGTAGGGGCGCAGCTGATAGAATAGCCATCTGATGCGTCCTGCGACTGGATAGTTGCGGGTAATTGTCCAGCGCTCTTGCGTCCAGTCATAGATGCCGAGCGCCAGCACCAAGGCCGCCAAAATGGCAAGAATATACCATCCCATAAATAAAGCGATGATCGCTAGGATGCCGCCCACAATTGGGATGATCCCTCTCTTCATTATATCAAGCATAGTGTCTCCCGATTTATACCATCCCACCCAGCGACTACTGAACCGCCCTTGGTTATTTGGTTTAGGTTATGCTGCCAGGGCTGGATCGTCCAGCATGGCATAGTATTGTTACATATCTTCCGCTGGAACGTTGATGCTCCTGTGGGGGCAGGAACCAATCGCGAGCTTTGATTGTAGTGATAATTAACTAGGTATAAGACCGAAATATGTCATTGCTGCCACTGACAGTGCCAGCAGGTTCACGGATTCCAGTTATGGAATTCTCAGCGAGGACGAAGGCAACAAGAGCACACACGAACAGAACGGATGCCTAGTCTACTGCGTTGACCCAGATACCGGCGCAGCGATGGGGATGTGTGTGCTATTTGGGGTGTAATCTGACAGGTTTCTCAACAGCAATGCTCTGCACCGTAGGTTCAACATAATCAGCATTGACGGGATTTTCGTAGTCATGTCACCATATCGCATGTTTAGGCTCATAATAATATTTTCCATTTTGTTCGCAGGTGTCGGGTGCGCCGACGAGGATGCGGTCGCAAAGTATCGTGGTTATCTGCCCGAACAGCTTCTCGCATTATCCAAGGAAGAGTGGCGCAGTTCAGTCCCGATGATGTTTATCGGTGCTGCCAACCTAGCGGCATCGCCTGCAGGTGATCTCGTCATGCAATCCAACTTGAATTTGCTGATGTATGACGGTTTTGCTGATTACGATGGCGCGAAGCGGTCCTTTCAGGCGGATTTGGGCGAGAAACCCACCGGCACGCTGACCGTGTGGCAGATTCATTTGCTTGGATACCGCGCTTCGCGTGTGAACATGACCAGTGTCAGTTTTTTCCCACTCGACTTCGGTGGAACGACAAACGGGAACTGGGCTTTCGTGAAAGGCACGACTGAGATCATTGACGAAAAGATCGCCTATCCAATCAATCATGTCGATATTGAATGTAGACGTAACGAAGGCACGTGTAAGTATCGACAAATTGCGTTAATGCTGCCTGACGAAAGCTCTTGGGTGCAGTCCTATCATGTCGGTGAAATCGCGGACGAGATATATCGGATAACACGATGGGAAGGACAACTCATCGATGCCGTTCCGTTGAACAACACCGCGTGCCGAACCAATCAGCTTAGCTTCAACTTCGAGACGCAGGAGTTCTTAGAGGTCGCCAGAAACAAAACGTCGGGAGACTGCAAAACCATGCTTGGCGTGACGCTCCCGCGCCTCGAAAAGCCTCGAGTGTCGAGGATTGTGGATGGGCGTAAGATCATTCGTGCTGAGTTCAAAGCTATCGGAGAAGAAACATTTTCGTTCTTTTCGAGTTCGTTCCGTAGTCGTGTTGAGGAAGTTGCTTTCCCAATAAGGGGAAGAATAAACCGTCACAGATCGCAACAGTAGACATTATACGGGCAACCTAAAACGGTAGCAAAGTCCGTATTGTTAGAATTCGAGGATAGTACGGTCTATTCCAGCCTGCAGGCACAGTTGCTTTTTGGGATAGAAAAACAGGGTCAAATCAAGCCATCAAACTGTCCATGAAAAACAGTGGCTAAAGCGCGAGATGAGTGGGTCGATTGTGTAGGTGACCTGTGCAAAGAAAAGTGTCGACTTGTGCAGAGTGAAAAGGCGCGCCACAGCCACACACCCTTTGTGGGCTGCAAAGTGGGGAAACAGGGGATTTCAAAGTCTTCAAAGGGGAGGTGGTGCCGGCAGCAGGATTCGAACCCGCGACCCCCTGATTACAAATCAGGTGCTCTACCAACTGAGCTATACCGGCGCTGTGACAGACTTGCTAGAGATGAAAGGCGGCTATGTCAATAGAAGTCTTGGAGTTTTCCAATTGATACCGCTTGTCTGTCCGGTTTTGTTTTCAGTCCCTTCAAATTTCACAACATGCTTGTGAGAGCTTCTTGTGTCTCATGCGGGACTTTTGGGCTTTCGGGCGTCTTTCTGCACCATCCCGTTTCTTTCGTCAAGCAGATTTCAAGCCGCAAAATTGCGATTTTTCTCTTCACGAATGCTGCCCTCACAATATTCCTTCACTTATAGGGTCGCGATCAGTCTCATCACATCCGCTTGCTTGGCTTTCTATTCTCGGAGGCGGTTTTCTGTTGCTGGTGGCCGATAAAGTGCCCCTTTCTGCTTCTTTTCGGCTTCCTGCATGACAAAGTTGATGACGACAGCGACGGCTGCGTAAAGATTTTCGGGAATGACTTCATTCAGTTCGACATCTGCGAGTGCTTGGGTAAGGGCAGGATTTCCGTCAACTATAACGCCATGCTCTTTGGCAAGTTCGATGATGCGCTCGGCGGTTTTTCCGCGCCCCTTCGCGGTGACGCGCGGTGCTTCATCGACGCCTTCCTCATAATGCAAGGCCACGGCAAGCTTGGAGGAGCAGTCTTCCTGCCCGGCTTCAAAGTCGCCGTCTTCAGGTGTCTTGGGCTTTTTGGTCATAGCTTGCGGTCCAGTCGCGCGTGGTGGGGAGGGCTGTCTGCTTCGGCGGGAGCGGTTTCTGCGTCCTTCTTTCTAGAAAAAGAGAGGCCCTCGAGTGTCAGTCCTTCTTCTTCCAGCATGGCCTGAAGGCTTGGGGCTGCCTGCTCAAATAGCGCGACGGTCTGGTCCTGTTCGGCGGCGAGCGTTATGAGAACGCTTTGTTGGTGCAGCCTCAGGGATACATCAACCGGTCCGATTGCATCGGCATTCATGGCAAAATGGACGGTCCAGCCGCCGCGACGCTTTTTGTCCGCATCGCTGTCGTCTTGTTCGTGCTCCTCATTGTCGGGAGCTTCGGGCTCATGTTCGAGTGTCATCTGCACAATGGCGGTGCCGTTCGCCAACATGACCGGGATTTCGACATGAAGGGTCTGCATGGAATGGCTTCCTGCTGAAGCGCCAGAAGAAAAGGCCGATCTTGCTGAGGCAATCTGGTTCAATGTCAATCGCGCCAATGCGGCGTCCACGTCGCTCTTTATGCGGGCGAGAGCGAGACTGTTCGGATCTGCAGGGGAAATATTGGACGGTCTTGGGCTTTGGCCTTGCAGGGGGATGTTTGGCAAGGGGGGAGGATCGCGCTGCGCCCCTGAAGCGGGAGGAGGGGGCGGATTGGCATCCTTGGGCAATAGAGCCTGCAACAGGTTGAGCGAGGCTTTGAGATTGGTATTGAGCTTTTCAGCGCCCTGACCTGTCGATAGCTGCCCCAGAAGGCCAAGGGATGTCATTATGTCTTTGAGGGCGGTTTTGGCTTTTGCTGCCTCGGGGGGCTGCTTCGGCATGAGCTGGAAGCCAAGCAACCAGCGCATTGTCGTCTCTATGTCTGGTGAGACTTTGGGGCGTTGACCTGTTTCAACTTGTTGGACGAATGCAGTCAGATTGGCGAACAAGTCTGCGAGAGAGCGCTGTTGGCTGAGGGCTTGTCGCTGTAAAGCGACCAAGCTCTCTTGCGGCTGAGTGTTGCCGGAGGCCTGTTGTGGTGGCACGGTAGGTGTGGGACTAGAAGGAGACGCGCCATAGGGAGCCTGCGGGGTGACTCGTGCGCTGCCTGTCTGTGCTGGTATCACCGGGCGAGGTAGAACCGCAGGCTCTGCCCCCACTTTAGGGATCGGGTTTGGCAGTGGATTGGGCGATCCTGTTGGTGGACTGGTCGCATTCCCTTTTGTTGCTGTTGCCATTTGGGTTTGTGCCGACTGATCGGGGGGAAGCAAGCTGATCGCGAGGCGTGGGCCTTGCTGGGTCTGGATTGTTTGTAGAAGAACCAAGGTGCCCGGCTTCATTTGTGCTGCCGACTGGGCATCGACCTTCAAGTCCAACGTTTGACCACCGGCATTGAGTTGGATTTGGGTTTCTCCGGAAGGCCGTTTTGAGATCATCTGGATGCGGGCCTGCTGCGGCAAGGCATTGCTCAAAAGTTTGAGCAGGGATTGTTCGGCATTCTTTTGCGCAAGGGAAACCGTGCGGACAATTTCCATAGCCATGAAATAATGCCTCTCGTGATGAACAACAGCTTTTATTAGGGTAGCAGATCCATCCCGGAGCGCAAATCTTTGCAGGCGTTGAGCGGGAAACGCTCTGAACGCATGAGGCCATCAAGGGGAGCTTGGAGGCGGGATTTGGGGTGAAATAAGTAAAAATACTTATTGTAGATTGGCTAAATATTAACGAAATGCTAAAGTGTGACTTTGAAGAGGCCCATTATTTAAGGCACAATAGCCTTTTGGCATTTTACAATCAGGGGAGTTCAATATGAAAGCATCTGTAAGATTGTTGACGACACATGCGGCAGCGGCTGTGGCGCTGTTGATGGCGGCCCCTCTGGCTCAAGCCAATCCCGGCTATGGAGGCTCCTATCCTCCTTCGGGGTATGGCAGCGGACTTCCTGTTGTGTCCGTCGTGCCCGATGCCAACGGCAAGGTCTATCTGGAAGCGACGTATGATCCGTCAATCGGGGCCTATGTCTATCCTGAACGGATTGAAGTGCAGGGCAGCGCCTATCGGCCTCCTATGATCTACCGCGCCAAACGCATTTATTATGACGGCTATACGCCGGTGGTTCCTGCGCGCTAATAACAAATGCGAGATATTGGCAAGGCGTGCTATGAAAAAAGAGCCCCGGATGGGGCTCTTTCTATATGTGGCATAAGTTTTTCAGCTTCGGCATTGGATTGGTTTTATTTCAGCAACCCTTGTCGAACGAGTTTGATTGCGTAAAGCGTCATGGCCACCGCGTTTGAAACATTCAGGCTCTTGATGGGGCCGGGCATGTCGAGGCGGGCGAGGGCGGTGCATTTCTCGCGCGTCAATCGGCGCATGCCTTTGCCTTCTGAGCCAAAGACCAGAGCCAGAGGTCGGTTTGAATCCTGCGCGGAGATGACGGTTTCGAACGGTTCGCTCTCTTCGGAATCAAATCCCACCACATCAAAGCCGTTGTCCGCCAGATCATCCAGCGCCCGGGCAAGATTGGGCACGGAGACCATCGAGATGAGGTCGAGACCGCCGGAGGCTGTCTTGGCCAGGATGCCGCTTTCTTCTGGGCTGTGTCGTCCTGTCATGATCAGGGCCTCAGCGCCCAGCGCTACGGCTGAACGAATGATGGCACCAACATTGTGCGGATCGGTCACTTGATCGAGAATCACGACCAGTTTGCAATCGAAAATATCAGAGATGTCGAGGGCGGGCAGGTGGCGCGTTACCAACAAGGCACCCTGATGCACGGCGTCGCGCGCCAAAGCGTCGATATCCTTGGGGCTTGATGTTTCCACCAGCCCGTCCAGTCGGGAAGGGTCGCCGCCGATTTTGCGAATCTCATCGACCAGACGGGTCTGGGCATTTTGAGTCGCATAAAGGCGCGTCAGTTCGCGGCGCGGATTTGCAACGGCGCTGGCTACAGCATGGATGCCGAAAATGCGCACGGTGTCGTCCTGAGCTCTGCGCCCACGGGAGGCCGGATCGCTCGCGGCGATCTGACGGGCCTTTTTCTGTTTTTGTGATCTGTTTTTTGCCATGGGCCGATTTAGATGCAAAGGCGGGGGGAGAGCAAGCATTATCGTGGCGCTTTAGACCTTTTCGTATGGATTATGCGCCGGAACGGTGCGTGCGTGCCAAAATAGTCACCCGATGCAGCGCAATGCGCACATATTGGCTTTGCGATTCTCTATTGGAAGGGGAGAAGGCACGAATTTGGCTGGAAATAGTGGGTGAGACAGGAAAGAGGAGCTTTGGGATGTGGCGTAGCGGAATAAATGCGGCTCTACGACCCCATTTGATGGGAAAAAATCTTCGAGATTTTCAAAAGCGGCAGAGAATGGAAAAGTTCTCCACCGCCTGTCTGGCGCAAAAGCTGTAAATATCCCCAGACTGTTACCGGATTTTTGCGATACCCACAAAAATGATAAAAACCGTGTTGACTTCAGCCATGCGGTTTTGCATAAAGCCGCTCACGAACTGACCGCAACTTGGCGGGCAATTCGAGACCATCCTGTTCGCAGGGACAGGAAGGCGAAGCTTGGAGGAGTGTCCGAGTGGTTAAAGGAGACGGACTGTAAATCCGTTCGCTTAGCGTACGCTGGTTCGAATCCAGCCTCCTCCACCATCTTCGTCTTAACGTCTCGCGCGGGTGTAGCTCAATGGTAGAGCAACAGCCTTCCAAGCTGATGACGAGGGTTCGATTCCCTTCACCCGCTCCATCATTGAATTTCCTACATCTCAGAACAGCGCATGGTCCGAGGCTCAAGGGGAGCACGGTCTTTTTGTATGAACCGGGTTTGCGGCTTCTTGGATAAAGAGTTGCGGCCTTTTTGCGCTGAAGTGAGCCAAACACGTTTGGCCCAACGATGACGAGAGCTGTTTCCATGGCTAAGGAAAAGTTTGAACGTAATAAGCCGCATGTAAACATCG encodes the following:
- a CDS encoding phospholipase D-like domain-containing protein; the protein is MSWLITHLAIVAISLVVAASALVILGQKRSPQATLAWLLFLILVPYVALPIYLIFGFRKSKSSADLKADHAGSLVKPDHPEKRVINLLQNGGFFGSSGNAFKIHEDGIEAWEGLREIIVNAEISLDITLYLLAPDPVGEAFCALLEERAKAGVSVHLILDRVGSLHAPWAALKRLEAAGAEVRLYSPFTDWARGVNMSLRNHRKMVIADGQRVWAGGRNVASHYLGPQRDDQRWIDFSFAVEGPVVDQYIDVFSADWTFVGGHPRADSAILRGEKGNSKLNLIPSGPNMAEDLLYDAVVLACHQANARIWVFTPYFLPTPNLTQALSIAARRGVDVRILLPAKSNQWLADLARGPALRLLGEDGVCILTLPKMIHAKAILIDDSAFVGSANFDSRSLLLNYETMLFLQTDEDVSALTRWMENILKEASEGLAKSGLWKRFSEGVFRLISPIL
- a CDS encoding thiamine pyrophosphate-dependent enzyme, yielding MKDKLMQKNVAEIVVDTLVKAGAKRCWGIVGDTINHFTDAVRTSDLNWIGVRHEEVGAFAAGGEAFMTGELAVCAGTCGPGSLHFLNGIFESHRNGAPVVLIASDVARTEVGLNFPQEVDQRRIYEQCSVFCEYISHPSQARRITTLAAQAALTRGGVAVVIVNGDMFKETAEDDLAWSVHRPKPRLLPSEDELGSLANILSDAPAVTIYAGFGARAAHDQVVALAEKLKAPVVHTSRAKEFIEPENPCNVGMTGILGNRAGANAIESADIVLCLGMDFAWTQYYPSAERVIQIDSDHTHIGRRSPVKMGLVGDVASTIDALLPRLQDRTQDKHLSSILKEWKGDRATYEDDAEIHDPELIHPQTVTRMLDRLADDSAIFTADGGSPMVWLLRYLTAKGDRRFLTSLLHGTMANAYPQAIGIKSAYPERQVIALCGDGGMTMLMGDLLTLVQHDIPVKLLVFNNGSLGFVEMEQRVEGLLDSFTDLKNPDFSKLADACGLDSWRVESSDDLGSAMQKWLSAKGPALLDVKVNRMELVMPPKIEASQVFSTAMFGMKAVLDGRTKEVVSLLRDNFIK
- a CDS encoding FMN-binding glutamate synthase family protein produces the protein MLDIMKRGIIPIVGGILAIIALFMGWYILAILAALVLALGIYDWTQERWTITRNYPVAGRIRWLFYQLRPYLRAYIVEDNLNGKPYSFEARNLVQSRARNETDTHPFGTERDVDAEEYHWVGHSIAPEPAPDESPRVTVGSDQCSKPYSASLLNISAMSFGALSANAVKALNIGAKKGGFYHDSGEGGLSSHHLEHGGDMVWELGSGYFGARDKDGHFDPELFRDNASHDAVKMTEIKLSQGAKPGHGGLLPAAKVTEEIAKIRNVPAHQDCLSPRGHSAFSTPIEMLEFAAEMRDLSGGKPVGLKFCVGQPHEPFAIIKAILKTGITPDFIVVDGGEGGTGAAPLELSDWVGMPLSEGLVLMRNALVGAGLKGKIRLAASGKVYSGMGLARNIAQGADWCNAARAFMFSIGCIQAQRCHLGTCPTGVTAQDKWRQRGLIPEVQGERAARFHAKTLKALSEIIASAGLKHPSELEAHHLMHRVGPEKAVPMDRVHTFLPEGILLDAPEETVYADWWNAASAESFRPAIDLVSTRATKSKEEAMK
- a CDS encoding EscU/YscU/HrcU family type III secretion system export apparatus switch protein; the protein is MTKKPKTPEDGDFEAGQEDCSSKLAVALHYEEGVDEAPRVTAKGRGKTAERIIELAKEHGVIVDGNPALTQALADVELNEVIPENLYAAVAVVINFVMQEAEKKQKGALYRPPATENRLRE
- a CDS encoding flagellar hook-length control protein FliK, which gives rise to MAMEIVRTVSLAQKNAEQSLLKLLSNALPQQARIQMISKRPSGETQIQLNAGGQTLDLKVDAQSAAQMKPGTLVLLQTIQTQQGPRLAISLLPPDQSAQTQMATATKGNATSPPTGSPNPLPNPIPKVGAEPAVLPRPVIPAQTGSARVTPQAPYGASPSSPTPTVPPQQASGNTQPQESLVALQRQALSQQRSLADLFANLTAFVQQVETGQRPKVSPDIETTMRWLLGFQLMPKQPPEAAKAKTALKDIMTSLGLLGQLSTGQGAEKLNTNLKASLNLLQALLPKDANPPPPPASGAQRDPPPLPNIPLQGQSPRPSNISPADPNSLALARIKSDVDAALARLTLNQIASARSAFSSGASAGSHSMQTLHVEIPVMLANGTAIVQMTLEHEPEAPDNEEHEQDDSDADKKRRGGWTVHFAMNADAIGPVDVSLRLHQQSVLITLAAEQDQTVALFEQAAPSLQAMLEEEGLTLEGLSFSRKKDAETAPAEADSPPHHARLDRKL
- a CDS encoding RNA methyltransferase; this translates as MAKNRSQKQKKARQIAASDPASRGRRAQDDTVRIFGIHAVASAVANPRRELTRLYATQNAQTRLVDEIRKIGGDPSRLDGLVETSSPKDIDALARDAVHQGALLVTRHLPALDISDIFDCKLVVILDQVTDPHNVGAIIRSAVALGAEALIMTGRHSPEESGILAKTASGGLDLISMVSVPNLARALDDLADNGFDVVGFDSEESEPFETVISAQDSNRPLALVFGSEGKGMRRLTREKCTALARLDMPGPIKSLNVSNAVAMTLYAIKLVRQGLLK